In the Harmonia axyridis chromosome 3, icHarAxyr1.1, whole genome shotgun sequence genome, one interval contains:
- the LOC123676236 gene encoding THAP domain-containing protein 5-like isoform X1, whose protein sequence is MVHSCYICKISSEKDPSVSFHRFPKNDVQREKWLKSLGLDRMKISTSTKLCSKHFPEDSFRVRDGGRRDLKPSAIPLFNGNLEKIYSDDSIVPEEMHSMAPNSDLSKDESDNFTMFLTDNLELFPDHIIKSDYLDGSDLLLNESMEMEIMDTERINIEMSNVLDPVFSERLSDLSSSIEVSPVSISKTPSPCSGKVKSEFALSEFSEISKPVQAQENVLDVDSLICKISADNNFKWRAYFKQCTVEDFSTPEMARRNIELGKKEIESHQKKIKILQQQNRRLKCRVTRLKQLLKQCKQNNSVDIGNILDEDDEIDI, encoded by the exons ATGGTACATTCTTGTTATATTTGTAAAATTTCATCTGAGAAAGACCCATCAGTATCTTTTCATAG GTTTCCCAAAAATGATGTCCAAAGAGAAAAATGGCTTAAATCTCTTGGTTTGGATAGAATGAAAATCTCAACCAGTACTAAATTATGTTCAAAACATTTTCCTGAGGACTCTTTTCGAGTTCGGGATGGAGGACGACGAGACCTCAAACCATCAGCTATACCATTGTTCAATGGCAATTTGGAGAAAAT TTATTCAGATGATTCAATTGTACCTGAAGAGATGCATTCCATGGCTCCTAATTCTGATTTGTCAAAGGATGAGAGTGACAATTTTACTATGTTTCTCACTGATAATTTGGAATTGTTTCCTGATCACATTATAAAATCTGATTATTTAGATGGTTCTGATTTACTGTTAAACGAGTCCATGGAGATGGAGATAATGGATACTGAGAGAATTAATATTGAGATGTCAAATGTATTAGATCCTGTTTTTAG TGAACGGCTGTCTGATTTGAGTTCTTCAATAGAAGTATCCcctgtttctatttcaaagacTCCTTCACCATGTTCTGGTAAAGTAAAGTCAGAATTTGCACTGAGTGAATTTTCAGAAATCAGTAAGCCAGTTCAGG CTCAAGAGAATGTATTAGATGTAGACAGTTTGATTTGTAAAATATCTGcagataacaatttcaaatggaGAGCCTACTTTAAGCAATGTACAGTAGAGGATTTCTCAACACCGGAAATGGCTAGAAGAAATATAGAATTAGGTAAGAAAGAAATAGAATCtcaccagaaaaaaattaaaatcctaCAACAGCAGAACCGTAGGTTGAAGTGTAGGGTAACTAGGTTGAAACAATTGCTGAAGCAGTGTAAACAGAATAACTCGGTGGATATAGGTAATATTTTAGATGAAGATGATGAAATAGATATTTGA
- the LOC123676236 gene encoding THAP domain-containing protein 5-like isoform X2 — MVHSCYICKISSEKDPSVSFHRFPKNDVQREKWLKSLGLDRMKISTSTKLCSKHFPEDSFRVRDGGRRDLKPSAIPLFNGNLEKIYSDDSIVPEEMHSMAPNSDLSKDESDNFTMFLTDNLELFPDHIIKSDYLDGSDLLLNESMEMEIMDTERINIEMSNVLDPVFSERLSDLSSSIEVSPVSISKTPSPCSGKVKSEFALSEFSEISKPVQAQENVLDVDSLICKISADNNFKWRAYFKQCTVEDFSTPEMARRNIELG; from the exons ATGGTACATTCTTGTTATATTTGTAAAATTTCATCTGAGAAAGACCCATCAGTATCTTTTCATAG GTTTCCCAAAAATGATGTCCAAAGAGAAAAATGGCTTAAATCTCTTGGTTTGGATAGAATGAAAATCTCAACCAGTACTAAATTATGTTCAAAACATTTTCCTGAGGACTCTTTTCGAGTTCGGGATGGAGGACGACGAGACCTCAAACCATCAGCTATACCATTGTTCAATGGCAATTTGGAGAAAAT TTATTCAGATGATTCAATTGTACCTGAAGAGATGCATTCCATGGCTCCTAATTCTGATTTGTCAAAGGATGAGAGTGACAATTTTACTATGTTTCTCACTGATAATTTGGAATTGTTTCCTGATCACATTATAAAATCTGATTATTTAGATGGTTCTGATTTACTGTTAAACGAGTCCATGGAGATGGAGATAATGGATACTGAGAGAATTAATATTGAGATGTCAAATGTATTAGATCCTGTTTTTAG TGAACGGCTGTCTGATTTGAGTTCTTCAATAGAAGTATCCcctgtttctatttcaaagacTCCTTCACCATGTTCTGGTAAAGTAAAGTCAGAATTTGCACTGAGTGAATTTTCAGAAATCAGTAAGCCAGTTCAGG CTCAAGAGAATGTATTAGATGTAGACAGTTTGATTTGTAAAATATCTGcagataacaatttcaaatggaGAGCCTACTTTAAGCAATGTACAGTAGAGGATTTCTCAACACCGGAAATGGCTAGAAGAAATATAGAATTAG GTTGA
- the LOC123676404 gene encoding exosome complex component CSL4-like: MAEKKICVPGQRLSVKDETYVSGNGTFERVGYIYSNLAGVVDIIKKNNIKIIEVVNPNVQTIVPAHGDIVTAEVTIITQQYVKCLIKCIGHKILKRHFKGVVRREDIRATEKDRIEVFKCFRPGDIILARVMPITEAHTYQLSTAENELGVAIAHSEHGHPMIPISWNEMQCTKSYVKEARKVAKIIPEKIPNDIVGHLTEYLY, encoded by the exons atggcCGAAAAAAAGATTTGCGTTCCAGGACAAAGATTAAGTGTAAAAGACGAAACTTATGTTAGTGGAAATGGTACTTTCGAAAGAGTTGGGTATATTTACTCAAATTTAGCCGGTGTTGTtgatatcattaaaaaaaataatattaaaattatagaAGTTGTAAATCCTAACGTGCAAACCATAGTACCAGCGCATGGTGACATTGTGACTGCAGAAGTTACTATCATAACTCAGCAATATGTAAAGTGTCTCATCAAATGTATTGGacacaaaatattaaaaaggcATTTCAAGGGTGTCGTTAGGAGAGAGGATATTCGTGCAACCGAAAAAGATAGAATTGAGGTATTCAAGTGTTTTAGGCCTGGTGATATTATATTAGCCAGAGTG atgCCAATTACCGAAGCTCATACATATCAACTTTCAACAGCAGAAAATGAATTGGGGGTAGCAATTGCTCATTCCGAACATGGACATCCCATGATACCCATCAGTTGGAATGAGATGCAGTGTACAAAAAGTTACGTAAAGGAAGCACGAAAAGTAGCAAAAATCATTCCTGAGAAAATTCCTAATGATATAGTTGGTCACTTGACAGAATATTTGTACTAA
- the LOC123674953 gene encoding uncharacterized protein LOC123674953 isoform X1: MEATPLSHKLSEDSGCISGSFSRSAIYGSTPSNEFTTPTLHISSRKRKYDQSFITGKRLQDVIESTACTSSPIFSSTLNESLVNNLEKFHIRTNSIHDNSKDSFHKIAIPATPEKRIGYYEEAKKFKTDYYFNLKVNESPVKEAHDILYANLKPNNKKIFSPFKTRECLDKFSSPVKKCLFESNEKTRIQKLFTQVISNPVIMSVMYSYLSDGDIYRLSLASGSLKDSVFMNIEARNRYEIFMEGHRENKENYQRTPPNSPEKSDSPPSSPSRFNEYVKIGKLLSDDQSLTKCPKCQKPSIVENSIGQCQNVSFCGYIYCQKCLSFSETGPEDFYDSCQSSALLKSSSRSRLSDMSNNDRSMNRYNEESSSHLYSIFHSPRNSRIFEDSSGFISESEYSPKVSTSSVKRNLSQKLKNIRPKTQVFHMFNDVVPPSAPPKKRSALITTPVIPLENKSLQDSEPPSPPKIRILACSKQSKRNLKRLTR; the protein is encoded by the exons ATGGAAGCAACTCCTTTATCTCATAAATTGTCTGAAGACTCTGGGTGTATTTCTGGTTCCTTCTCAAGATCGGCAATTTATGGTTCAACTCCAAGTAATGAATTTACAACCCCAACATTGCATATTAGTTCTCGTAAAAGAAAATATGATCAATCTTTCATTACTGGAAAACGCCTGCAAGATGTGATTGAGTCAACAGCCTGTACTTCATCTCCTATTTTCTCCAGTACTCTTAACGAATCATTGGTGAATAACctggaaaaatttcacataagAACTAATAGTATTCATGATAATTCAAAAGATTCCTTTCATAAAATAGCTATACCTGCAACACCAGAGAAGAGAATTGGTTATTATGAAGaagcaaaaaaatttaaaacagactactatttcaatttgaaagttAATGAATCGCCAGTGAAAGAAGCACATGATATTTTATATGCTAATCTCAaaccaaacaataaaaaaattttctctccTTTCAAAACCAGAGAATGTTTGGATAAATTTTCTTCTCCTGTTAAAAAATGCCTATTTGAAAGTAATGAAAAGACAAGGATACAAAAGTTATTCACGCAAGTTATATCAAATCCAGTTATAATGTCTGTTATGTACAGTTATTTGTCTGATGGTGATATATATAGACTGTCACTTGCTTCTGGTTCTTTAAAAGATtcagtttttatgaatattgagGCAAGAAatagatatgaaattttcatggaagGCCATAGAGAAAATAAAGAGAATTATCAGCGTACACCTCCAAATTCTCCAGAGAAAAGTGATAGTCCTCCTAGTAGCCCTAGCAGATTTAATGAATATGTGAAG ATTGGTAAACTTCTGAGTGATGATCAGAGTCTAACTAAGTGCCCAAAATGTCAAAAGCCAAGTATCGTAGAAAATTCTATAGGACAATGCCAGAATGTATCGTTTTGTGGTTATATTTACTGCCAAAAGTGTCTCAGTTTTTCGGAAACAGGCCCAGAAGACTTTTACGATAG ttgCCAATCTTCAGCTTTACTCAAAAGCAGTTCCAGAAGCCGGCTATCAGATATGAGCAATAATGACCGCTCAATGAATCGTTACAACGAAGAATCCTCTAGTCATCTTTATTCTATATTTCACAGTCCAAGAAACAGCAGGATATTTGAAGACTCGTCTGGTTTCATCTCAGAGAGTGAATATTCACCTAAAGTGAGT ACATCAAGTGTTAAAAGGAATTTAAGCCAAAAGCTCAAGAACATTCGTCCCAAAACCCAAGTTTTTCATATGTTTAACGATGTAGTTCCTCCATCAGCACCTCCTAAGAAGAGATCTGCTCTTATAACAACCCCTGTTATTCCATTAGAAAACAAAAGTTTGCAAGACTCTGAACCTCCTAGTCCACCAAAAATCAGGATTTTGGCATGTTCGAAACAGAGCAAGAGAAATTTGAAACGTTTAACCAGATAG
- the LOC123674953 gene encoding uncharacterized protein LOC123674953 isoform X2, producing the protein MEATPLSHKLSEDSGCISGSFSRSAIYGSTPSNEFTTPTLHISSRKRKYDQSFITGKRLQDVIESTACTSSPIFSSTLNESLVNNLEKFHIRTNSIHDNSKDSFHKIAIPATPEKRIGYYEEAKKFKTDYYFNLKVNESPVKEAHDILYANLKPNNKKIFSPFKTRECLDKFSSPVKKCLFESNEKTRIQKLFTQVISNPVIMSVMYSYLSDGDIYRLSLASGSLKDSVFMNIEARNRYEIFMEGHRENKENYQRTPPNSPEKSDSPPSSPSRFNEYVKIGKLLSDDQSLTKCPKCQKPSIVENSIGQCQNVSFCGYIYCQKCLSFSETGPEDFYDSCQSSALLKSSSRSRLSDMSNNDRSMNRYNEESSSHLYSIFHSPRNSRIFEDSSGFISESEYSPKTSSVKRNLSQKLKNIRPKTQVFHMFNDVVPPSAPPKKRSALITTPVIPLENKSLQDSEPPSPPKIRILACSKQSKRNLKRLTR; encoded by the exons ATGGAAGCAACTCCTTTATCTCATAAATTGTCTGAAGACTCTGGGTGTATTTCTGGTTCCTTCTCAAGATCGGCAATTTATGGTTCAACTCCAAGTAATGAATTTACAACCCCAACATTGCATATTAGTTCTCGTAAAAGAAAATATGATCAATCTTTCATTACTGGAAAACGCCTGCAAGATGTGATTGAGTCAACAGCCTGTACTTCATCTCCTATTTTCTCCAGTACTCTTAACGAATCATTGGTGAATAACctggaaaaatttcacataagAACTAATAGTATTCATGATAATTCAAAAGATTCCTTTCATAAAATAGCTATACCTGCAACACCAGAGAAGAGAATTGGTTATTATGAAGaagcaaaaaaatttaaaacagactactatttcaatttgaaagttAATGAATCGCCAGTGAAAGAAGCACATGATATTTTATATGCTAATCTCAaaccaaacaataaaaaaattttctctccTTTCAAAACCAGAGAATGTTTGGATAAATTTTCTTCTCCTGTTAAAAAATGCCTATTTGAAAGTAATGAAAAGACAAGGATACAAAAGTTATTCACGCAAGTTATATCAAATCCAGTTATAATGTCTGTTATGTACAGTTATTTGTCTGATGGTGATATATATAGACTGTCACTTGCTTCTGGTTCTTTAAAAGATtcagtttttatgaatattgagGCAAGAAatagatatgaaattttcatggaagGCCATAGAGAAAATAAAGAGAATTATCAGCGTACACCTCCAAATTCTCCAGAGAAAAGTGATAGTCCTCCTAGTAGCCCTAGCAGATTTAATGAATATGTGAAG ATTGGTAAACTTCTGAGTGATGATCAGAGTCTAACTAAGTGCCCAAAATGTCAAAAGCCAAGTATCGTAGAAAATTCTATAGGACAATGCCAGAATGTATCGTTTTGTGGTTATATTTACTGCCAAAAGTGTCTCAGTTTTTCGGAAACAGGCCCAGAAGACTTTTACGATAG ttgCCAATCTTCAGCTTTACTCAAAAGCAGTTCCAGAAGCCGGCTATCAGATATGAGCAATAATGACCGCTCAATGAATCGTTACAACGAAGAATCCTCTAGTCATCTTTATTCTATATTTCACAGTCCAAGAAACAGCAGGATATTTGAAGACTCGTCTGGTTTCATCTCAGAGAGTGAATATTCACCTAAA ACATCAAGTGTTAAAAGGAATTTAAGCCAAAAGCTCAAGAACATTCGTCCCAAAACCCAAGTTTTTCATATGTTTAACGATGTAGTTCCTCCATCAGCACCTCCTAAGAAGAGATCTGCTCTTATAACAACCCCTGTTATTCCATTAGAAAACAAAAGTTTGCAAGACTCTGAACCTCCTAGTCCACCAAAAATCAGGATTTTGGCATGTTCGAAACAGAGCAAGAGAAATTTGAAACGTTTAACCAGATAG